A window from Mycolicibacterium tokaiense encodes these proteins:
- a CDS encoding type II toxin-antitoxin system Rv0910 family toxin yields the protein MAKLQLTRELSLSPDDAWAHASDLGSLGDWLVMHEGWRSDLPDEITVGTRIVGVAGAKGMRNRVTWTVKRFDPPSQLEVIGSGVGGTRYGLAMKVTPTANGCAFAVTLDLGGPPLFGPIGAVAARAVKGDIERSVQQFEKLYA from the coding sequence ATGGCCAAACTCCAGCTCACCCGGGAGCTGTCCCTGAGCCCCGACGACGCCTGGGCGCACGCCTCCGATCTCGGTTCCCTGGGGGACTGGCTGGTGATGCACGAGGGGTGGCGCAGCGACCTGCCCGACGAGATCACCGTAGGCACAAGGATTGTCGGGGTGGCAGGCGCCAAGGGGATGCGCAATCGCGTCACCTGGACGGTCAAACGGTTCGACCCACCTTCACAACTCGAGGTCATCGGCTCGGGAGTCGGGGGCACCAGGTACGGGCTCGCCATGAAGGTGACGCCGACCGCGAACGGATGCGCGTTCGCCGTGACCCTCGACCTCGGCGGCCCACCGCTGTTCGGTCCCATCGGCGCGGTGGCCGCGCGCGCGGTCAAAGGGGACATCGAGCGTTCGGTGCAGCAGTTCGAGAAGCTCTACGCGTAG
- the ripD gene encoding NlpC/P60 family peptidoglycan-binding protein RipD gives MSRRLYAIVCSLAVLMASVGIGFGAGTATADPFGRTPEQLQAINVVISRAMAARGVPFTYGGGNAQGPTKGEPRPAAAAVTDAAAPAPAITVPPTLGGLTLAPTTAPVAPSAPTVPDVVGFDASGLIVYAFGGVGITMPRSSGEQYQAVRKVLPAQALPGDLLFYGPEGTQSVALFIGNGQMVEVGDKGVAVSPVRTADMTPYLGRIIG, from the coding sequence ATGAGCAGGCGCCTCTACGCGATCGTGTGCAGCTTGGCTGTCTTGATGGCGTCGGTCGGGATCGGCTTCGGCGCCGGAACAGCAACCGCGGACCCATTCGGCCGCACCCCCGAACAGCTGCAGGCCATCAACGTGGTCATCTCGCGGGCCATGGCTGCGCGCGGCGTCCCGTTCACCTACGGCGGCGGCAACGCCCAGGGACCCACCAAGGGCGAACCGCGCCCGGCCGCCGCGGCCGTCACCGACGCGGCCGCTCCGGCCCCTGCGATCACCGTGCCGCCGACACTGGGTGGATTGACCCTTGCGCCCACCACCGCGCCGGTGGCCCCGTCGGCCCCCACGGTTCCGGACGTCGTGGGCTTCGACGCCTCCGGCCTGATCGTCTACGCCTTCGGTGGAGTGGGCATCACAATGCCGCGGTCCTCCGGCGAGCAGTACCAGGCTGTGCGCAAGGTGCTGCCGGCCCAGGCTCTGCCCGGCGACCTGCTGTTCTACGGCCCCGAGGGTACCCAGAGCGTGGCCCTGTTCATCGGCAACGGCCAGATGGTCGAGGTCGGTGACAAGGGCGTGGCGGTGTCACCGGTACGCACCGCGGATATGACGCCGTACCTGGGCCGTATCATCGGCTGA
- a CDS encoding cytochrome P450: MVTVTESHALLGAALSPSNRLDPYPHFHALREHGPVQIPEVSLTVFTSFADCDAVLRHPASASDRLKSTLAQRQIAAGEAPRPFGLAGLVDRRRAPAFLFLDPPDHTRLRTLVSKAFVPKVVNELAPDIAAMVDDLLDAAQRRGHFDAVADLAYPLAVGVICRLLGVPVEDEPQFGRASTLLGQTVDPFLAATGAVPDGFDQRIEAGKWLRRYFRDLIERRRGHPGDDLISALIAVEETGDQLTEDEIISTCNLLLIAGHESTVSLIAHAVLAMLRHPRQWAALGADRSRVGKVIEESLRYDAPAQLLGRIAAEEMVIGGTRVPQGDTMIVLLAAAHRDPSANERPDEFDPDRKTIRHLAFGRGTHFCLGAPLVRLEAAAALSAVTARFPGARLGAEPVYKPNVTLRGLAELPVDL; the protein is encoded by the coding sequence ATGGTGACCGTGACCGAATCGCATGCGTTGCTGGGAGCGGCCCTCTCACCGTCGAACCGACTCGATCCCTATCCGCACTTCCACGCCCTGCGCGAACACGGCCCGGTCCAGATACCGGAGGTCAGTCTCACCGTCTTCACCTCCTTCGCCGACTGCGATGCGGTGCTGCGGCATCCGGCCTCCGCCAGCGACCGCCTCAAATCGACACTGGCACAGCGGCAGATCGCCGCGGGGGAAGCCCCGCGGCCCTTCGGTCTGGCCGGCCTGGTGGACCGCCGTCGCGCCCCGGCGTTCCTCTTCCTGGATCCGCCGGACCACACCCGATTGCGCACCCTGGTGAGCAAGGCCTTCGTCCCCAAAGTGGTCAACGAGCTGGCTCCCGACATCGCGGCCATGGTCGACGACTTGCTGGACGCCGCGCAGCGGCGTGGCCACTTCGATGCGGTGGCCGACCTGGCCTACCCGCTGGCGGTCGGGGTGATCTGCCGGCTGCTCGGGGTCCCGGTTGAAGACGAGCCGCAGTTCGGACGCGCCTCGACTCTGCTCGGCCAGACCGTCGACCCGTTCCTGGCGGCCACCGGCGCCGTGCCGGACGGTTTCGACCAACGCATCGAGGCAGGCAAGTGGCTGCGCCGGTACTTCCGCGACCTCATCGAACGCCGCCGCGGCCACCCGGGTGACGACCTGATCTCTGCGCTCATCGCGGTCGAGGAGACCGGGGACCAGCTGACCGAGGACGAGATCATCTCGACCTGCAACCTGCTGCTCATCGCCGGCCACGAATCCACCGTCAGCCTGATCGCTCACGCCGTCCTGGCGATGCTGCGCCATCCCCGGCAGTGGGCGGCCCTGGGCGCAGACCGCAGTCGCGTGGGCAAGGTCATCGAGGAGTCCCTGCGCTATGACGCCCCCGCACAGCTGCTGGGCCGCATCGCGGCCGAGGAGATGGTGATCGGTGGTACGCGGGTACCACAAGGGGACACCATGATCGTGCTGCTGGCCGCGGCCCACCGTGACCCGTCGGCCAACGAGCGGCCCGACGAGTTCGATCCGGATCGAAAGACAATCCGACACTTGGCTTTCGGCCGGGGCACACATTTCTGCCTGGGGGCGCCGCTGGTCCGCCTCGAAGCCGCCGCGGCCCTGTCGGCGGTGACGGCGCGTTTCCCCGGCGCGCGGCTGGGGGCAGAGCCGGTGTACAAGCCCAACGTCACGCTGCGCGGGCTGGCCGAACTGCCGGTGGACCTCTAA
- a CDS encoding MOSC domain-containing protein, which yields MQVLSIHIAKARRLPARPVDSVFAEEGKGLVGDRYHGTRHRHVTIQSQQRLDEAAADLGHGFDPGATRRNITVDAGDIPTAPGTRLHIGDVELEVVRVAAPCRLLDDDIGPGAAAALRRRGGSVFRILRSGTISVGDAVLPA from the coding sequence GTGCAGGTGCTCTCCATCCACATCGCCAAGGCCCGCAGGCTGCCGGCCCGTCCGGTGGACTCGGTGTTCGCCGAAGAGGGCAAGGGCCTGGTGGGTGATCGTTACCACGGCACCCGGCACCGGCACGTCACCATCCAGTCCCAGCAGCGCCTCGATGAAGCCGCCGCTGACCTGGGCCACGGCTTCGACCCCGGAGCCACCCGGCGCAACATCACCGTCGACGCCGGGGACATCCCCACCGCACCCGGGACCCGGCTGCACATCGGTGACGTCGAACTCGAGGTGGTCCGGGTGGCGGCGCCGTGCCGTCTGCTCGACGACGACATCGGACCCGGCGCGGCGGCGGCGTTGCGCCGACGGGGCGGCTCGGTCTTCCGCATTCTGCGTTCGGGCACCATCAGTGTCGGAGACGCCGTTCTGCCCGCTTAG
- the tenA gene encoding thiaminase II codes for MTTPSADPWSTQLWQEITPIFEAIVAHPFITGLTDGSLEADVFAHYVAQDVHYLREYARTLALIGARCPTLADTAMFAKHAAGVVDDELALHASLLPELGLDPADIAATPVAPTTVAYTSYLLSTTYSGSFVDGLAAILPCYWIYLEVGRHLVTKGSPDPRFQRWIDTYSGDEFAAAVAEVIALADRVGPTLDPEAQVQARMHFTTTARYEWMFFDAAFRRENWPV; via the coding sequence GTGACAACACCGAGCGCCGATCCGTGGTCCACGCAGCTGTGGCAGGAGATCACCCCGATCTTCGAGGCCATCGTCGCGCATCCGTTCATCACCGGCCTGACCGATGGCTCGTTGGAGGCCGACGTCTTCGCCCACTATGTGGCTCAGGACGTGCACTACCTCCGGGAGTACGCGCGCACGCTTGCGTTGATCGGGGCCAGGTGCCCCACGCTGGCCGACACCGCGATGTTCGCCAAACATGCCGCCGGCGTGGTGGACGACGAGCTGGCCCTGCACGCGTCCCTGCTGCCGGAGCTGGGGCTGGACCCGGCCGACATCGCTGCCACGCCAGTGGCACCCACCACGGTCGCCTACACCAGCTACCTGCTCTCCACCACCTACTCGGGCAGTTTCGTCGACGGCCTGGCGGCCATCCTGCCCTGCTATTGGATCTATCTCGAGGTGGGCCGCCATCTGGTGACGAAGGGTTCACCGGACCCCCGGTTCCAGCGCTGGATCGACACCTACTCCGGCGACGAGTTCGCCGCCGCCGTGGCCGAGGTGATCGCCCTCGCCGACCGGGTGGGTCCGACGCTGGACCCCGAGGCGCAGGTTCAGGCCCGGATGCACTTCACCACCACGGCACGGTACGAGTGGATGTTCTTCGACGCGGCGTTTCGCCGTGAGAACTGGCCCGTCTGA
- the tpx gene encoding thiol peroxidase translates to MAQITLKGNPINTVGELPAVGSTAPAFTLTGTDLGTVGSDQFSGKPLLLNIFPSVDTPVCATSVRTFNERAAASGVAVLNVSNDLPFAQKRFCGAEGIENVTTGSGFRDSFGADYGITIADGPMAGLLGRAIVVINADGTVAYTELVPEIAQEPDYDAALAALS, encoded by the coding sequence ATGGCACAGATAACGCTCAAGGGAAACCCCATCAACACTGTCGGAGAGCTGCCCGCCGTCGGGTCCACGGCGCCGGCGTTCACCCTCACCGGAACCGATCTCGGAACCGTCGGCAGTGATCAGTTCTCGGGCAAACCGCTGCTGCTCAACATCTTTCCGTCCGTGGACACCCCGGTGTGCGCCACCAGCGTGCGGACCTTCAACGAGCGCGCCGCAGCCAGTGGTGTCGCCGTGCTGAACGTGTCCAACGATCTGCCCTTCGCACAGAAGCGGTTCTGCGGCGCCGAGGGCATCGAGAACGTGACCACCGGCTCGGGCTTTCGCGACAGCTTCGGCGCCGACTACGGCATCACCATCGCCGACGGCCCCATGGCGGGTCTGCTGGGCCGCGCCATCGTGGTGATCAACGCCGACGGCACGGTGGCCTACACCGAACTGGTGCCCGAGATCGCACAGGAACCCGACTACGACGCCGCCCTGGCCGCTCTGTCGTAA
- a CDS encoding sensor domain-containing diguanylate cyclase: MTEMPQWRHRRDVRASASSPDHALFPAMSELLDGAGTERVDVLRSLLHMSQAVLCARYFDEVLEVVAHHTLSVLDAASVSISRWERDENALRTLINAGKLGPGEEPWPENETYPVDVDRRIMQLLRQGLPYVHSIDDPSPDPRSVLWTVQKESELAVPVMYNDAMWGELWVSGTDGRRFGADDVQLLQAIAAHMAVAVGRSQLFSTVWRQAFEDPLTGLANRRGLDQAFADMTVEEVRPALLVCDLDGFKEVNDQRGHPAGDALLRTVADALAATASAIPGSVVARLGGDEFCVVLPRCGLQDAENFAVGATRAIIEYAGEPISLSWGAAVSGTSVADGPALVAAADAALLQSKRLGPGRFSTGIADDNPVPAAGVRQRGVLPALTVDLVAHVTGLLDRYPPRTPAQALQILAVQVCNVAGAAAWSLSMVTEDGQGIRAYRGVESARDGVSGLRVLAAPQDTVFALADYPATARALTTGVPFLASVDLTESDPAEVALLEELGYRAVLVATADDGATRYIVEIYSDTGHTELAAIMAQVRVLAAYCCAPRRP; encoded by the coding sequence ATGACCGAGATGCCGCAGTGGCGCCATCGCCGTGATGTCCGCGCCTCTGCGTCCTCTCCCGACCACGCGCTGTTCCCGGCGATGTCGGAGCTGCTGGATGGCGCCGGTACCGAGCGGGTGGATGTCCTGAGGTCGCTGCTGCACATGTCCCAGGCGGTGCTGTGCGCGCGGTACTTCGACGAGGTACTGGAAGTCGTTGCGCACCACACCCTGTCGGTCCTGGATGCGGCGTCGGTGTCGATCAGCCGCTGGGAACGCGACGAAAACGCGCTGCGCACCCTGATCAACGCCGGCAAACTCGGCCCGGGCGAAGAACCGTGGCCGGAGAACGAAACATATCCGGTGGATGTCGATCGCCGCATCATGCAGCTGCTGCGCCAGGGGCTGCCCTACGTCCATTCCATCGACGATCCATCCCCGGATCCCCGCTCGGTGCTGTGGACCGTCCAGAAGGAGAGCGAGCTGGCCGTTCCGGTGATGTACAACGACGCCATGTGGGGCGAGCTGTGGGTCAGCGGCACCGACGGCAGGCGTTTCGGCGCCGATGACGTCCAGCTGCTGCAGGCCATCGCCGCGCACATGGCCGTGGCTGTCGGCCGGTCCCAGCTGTTCAGCACGGTCTGGCGGCAGGCGTTCGAAGACCCCCTCACCGGGCTTGCCAACCGGCGCGGCCTCGATCAGGCGTTCGCCGACATGACCGTCGAGGAGGTCCGGCCGGCATTGCTGGTGTGCGACCTGGACGGTTTCAAGGAGGTCAACGACCAGCGCGGGCACCCCGCCGGTGATGCGCTGCTGCGCACCGTCGCCGACGCATTGGCAGCCACCGCCTCGGCCATCCCCGGTTCCGTGGTGGCCCGACTCGGCGGTGACGAGTTCTGCGTGGTGTTGCCCCGCTGCGGACTCCAGGACGCCGAGAACTTCGCCGTCGGCGCCACCCGCGCGATCATCGAGTATGCGGGCGAGCCGATCTCATTGAGCTGGGGCGCCGCAGTCAGCGGAACGTCGGTGGCCGACGGGCCTGCACTGGTGGCGGCGGCGGACGCAGCCCTGCTGCAGTCCAAACGGCTGGGGCCGGGCCGGTTCAGCACCGGGATCGCCGACGACAACCCGGTACCCGCAGCGGGGGTTCGGCAACGCGGTGTCCTGCCGGCGCTGACCGTCGACCTGGTGGCACACGTCACCGGCCTGCTGGACCGCTACCCACCGCGGACACCCGCCCAGGCTCTGCAGATCCTGGCCGTGCAGGTGTGCAATGTCGCCGGCGCGGCGGCCTGGTCGCTGTCGATGGTGACGGAGGACGGTCAGGGCATCCGCGCGTATCGCGGGGTGGAGAGCGCCCGCGACGGGGTGTCCGGGTTACGGGTGCTGGCCGCGCCACAGGACACCGTGTTCGCGCTGGCCGACTACCCGGCCACGGCACGGGCGCTGACCACCGGCGTGCCGTTCCTGGCGTCGGTCGACCTCACGGAGTCGGATCCGGCGGAGGTCGCGCTGCTCGAGGAACTCGGCTACCGCGCGGTGCTGGTGGCCACGGCCGACGACGGCGCCACCCGCTACATCGTCGAGATCTACTCCGATACCGGCCACACCGAACTGGCGGCCATCATGGCGCAGGTGCGGGTGCTCGCGGCGTACTGCTGCGCCCCGCGGCGGCCGTGA
- a CDS encoding Fur family transcriptional regulator, whose protein sequence is MNPDSDYAEQLRTADLRVTRPRVAVLEAVHAHPHADTETIFGAVRSALPEVSRQAVYDVLNALTAVGLVRRIQPSGSVARYESRVDDNHHHVVCRSCGVIADVDCAVGDTPCLTASDDLGFTIDEAEVIYWGLCPDCAAPVSSALRR, encoded by the coding sequence GTGAACCCGGACTCGGATTACGCGGAGCAGCTGCGCACAGCTGACCTCCGGGTGACACGACCCCGGGTCGCCGTTCTCGAAGCCGTCCACGCCCACCCGCACGCCGACACCGAGACGATCTTCGGTGCCGTCCGCTCCGCTCTGCCGGAGGTCTCCCGGCAAGCCGTCTACGACGTGCTCAATGCCTTGACTGCTGTGGGGCTGGTGCGACGGATCCAGCCGTCGGGCTCGGTTGCCCGCTATGAATCGCGGGTCGACGACAACCACCACCACGTGGTGTGCCGCTCCTGTGGCGTCATCGCCGACGTCGACTGCGCCGTCGGCGACACGCCCTGTCTCACCGCATCAGACGATCTCGGCTTCACCATCGACGAGGCCGAGGTCATCTACTGGGGCCTGTGCCCCGATTGTGCAGCACCTGTTTCATCAGCCCTGAGAAGATAA